Proteins from a single region of Eremothecium gossypii ATCC 10895 chromosome VI, complete sequence:
- the SNF6 gene encoding Snf6p (Syntenic homolog of Saccharomyces cerevisiae YHL025W (SNF6)), giving the protein MAKRGRKPLNRGWRVQQQGGHGHMHGMHGMQQQKFERHRSQRLNPEQIGTSVHDESDTISFRNHLLANYILTAGWMDALTTQAVPVSRIGRTPLYSELLRLDDLRARKAAAADEVAALEARLDSWAPDSAFQEAYTELEKSPLHQEAVERALARYEHHFRRTARMQQSVVFRSCGGRPQPAAGCAPDNYWSEIYPRLREQRARRLLEERKRRREEEKLKEQAGAEQMQLQLPADAAAAASTAHQAQTAEPPSAQMLDTMFNDIDQEPFNNGFDDAFGELDSAFF; this is encoded by the coding sequence ATGGCCAAACGTGGCAGAAAGCCCTTGAATCGAGGATGGCgcgtgcagcagcagggcgGGCATGGCCATATGCATGGCATGCACGgcatgcagcagcagaagtTTGAACGGCACAGGTCACAGCGCCTGAACCCAGAGCAGATTGGGACGTCGGTGCACGACGAGAGTGACACCATCTCATTCCGCAACCACCTGCTTGCAAATTACATCCTGACCGCGGGATGGATGGACGCGCTGACGACACAAGCGGTACCTGTAAGCCGCATTGGGCGGACGCCGCTGTACagcgagctgctgcggctggaCGATCTGCGGGCGCGGAAAGCGGCCGCAGCCGATGAGGTGGCGGCGCTCGAGGCACGCTTGGACTCGTGGGCGCCGGATAGCGCGTTCCAGGAGGCATACACGGAGCTAGAAAAGAGTCCACTGCACCAGGAGGCCGTGGAGCGTGCGCTGGCACGCTATGAGCACCACTTCCGGCGCACTGCGCGCATGCAGCAGTCCGTGGTGTTTCGGAGCTGCGGTGGGCGCCCGCAGCCGGCGGCCGGCTGCGCCCCGGATAACTACTGGTCCGAGATCTACCCGCGTCTGCGAGAACAGCGTGCACGCCGTCTGCTCGAGGAGCGAAAGCGGCGGcgcgaggaggagaagctgaaggaacaggctggcgcggagcagatgcagctgcagctgccggctgatgcggcagcggcagccaGCACCGCTCATCAGGCACAGACGGCGGAGCCGCCCAGTGCCCAGATGCTCGATACGATGTTCAACGATATTGACCAGGAACCCTTCAATAACGGCTTCGATGACGCCTTTGGCGAACTCGATAGCGCATTCTTCTAG
- the GDI1 gene encoding Gdi1p (Syntenic homolog of Saccharomyces cerevisiae YER136W (GDI1)) has protein sequence MDEDYDVIVLGTGLTECILSGVLSVEGKKVLHIDRQDHYGGESASVTLSQLYAKFKQNPLTKEDIEQKFGRDRDWNVDLIPKFLMANGELTNILVHTDVTRYVEFKQVSGSYVYSKGKVYKVPANEMEAISSPFMGIFEKRRMKKFLEWIGDYKEDDPKTHLGLDLDNNTMEEVYYKFGLGSSTKDFIGHAMALWTNDDYLQQPARPTFERIVLYVQSVARYGKSPYLYPLYGLGELPQGFTRLSAVFGGTYMLNTPVDKVLYTEDGKFKGIVTKEGTARAPLVIADPTYFPDKCQSTGQKVIRAICILDHPVPNTANADSCQIIIPQSQVGRKNDIYIAVVSDTHHVASKGYYLAIVSTIIETDKPHIELEPAFKILGNIEERFMGIAEIFEPKEDGSKDNIYLSKSYDASSHFESMTDDVKDIYFRVTGQPLVLKKREDAEPEQ, from the coding sequence ATGGACGAAGACTACGACGTTATCGTGTTGGGCACCGGACTCACAGAGTGCATCTTGTCGGGTGTATTGTCCGTAGAGGGCAAGAAGGTGTTGCACATTGACCGGCAGGACCACTACGGTGGTGAGTCCGCGTCAGTGACGTTATCGCAGCTCTACGCGAAGTTTAAGCAGAACCCGCTCACAAAGGAAGATATTGAGCAGAAGTTTGGGCGCGACAGGGATTGGAACGTGGACCTAATCCCGAAGTTCCTGATGGCAAACGGCGAGCTGACGAACATTCTCGTGCACACGGATGTTACGCGGTACGTGGAGTTCAAGCAAGTGAGCGGGTCGTATGTTTACAGCAAGGGTAAGGTCTACAAGGTCCCTGCCAACGAGATGGAGGCGATTTCATCGCCCTTCATGGGCATATTTGAGAAGCGGCGCATGAAGAAGTTTCTAGAGTGGATTGGCGACTACAAGGAGGACGACCCAAAGACGCACCTCGGCCTAGATTTGGACAATAACACGATGGAGGAGGTTTACTACAAGTTTGGCTTGGGCAGCAGCACAAAGGACTTCATTGGACACGCGATGGCTTTGTGGACCAACGACGACTACCTGCAGCAGCCTGCGCGCCCCACGTTTGAGCGGATTGTGCTGTACGTCCAGAGTGTTGCGCGTTATGGCAAGTCCCCATACCTCTACCCGTTGTATGGCCTTGGTGAGCTTCCACAGGGCTTCACACGTTTGTCCGCCGTCTTTGGCGGAACCTACATGCTAAATACGCCTGTTGACAAGGTTCTGTACACTGAGGACGGGAAGTTCAAGGGTATTGTCACGAAGGAGGGCACTGCTCGCGCCCCGCTGGTGATTGCAGACCCCACCTATTTCCCAGACAAGTGTCAATCCACTGGACAGAAAGTCATCCGCGCCATCTGTATTTTGGATCACCCTGTTCCTAACACGGCCAACGCGGACTCCTGCCAGATTATTATACCTCAGTCACAGGTGGGCAGGAAGAACGACATATACATTGCCGTCGTTTCAGACACCCACCACGTTGCCTCCAAGGGCTACTACCTGGCGATTGTTTCCACCATCATCGAGACTGATAAGCCACATATAGAGTTGGAACCTGCCTTCAAGATTCTAGGCAACATTGAAGAGCGCTTCATGGGCATTGCTGAAATCTTTGAACCCAAGGAGGACGGCTCCAAAGACAATATCTACTTATCGAAGTCGTACGACGCATCTTCTCACTTCGAGTCCATGACTGATGATGTGAAGGACATATACTTCAGGGTTACCGGCCAGCCGCTAGTCCTGAAGAAAAGAGAAGATGCCGAACCTGAGCAGTGA
- the GCG1 gene encoding gamma-glutamylcyclotransferase (Non-syntenic homolog of Saccharomyces cerevisiae YER163C): protein MNPVHGGAWVVGYGSLIYKPPPHYSQRVIGVVHGFRRRFWQSSSDHRGTPELPGRVATLVPAADARLLVVAYFIPAAHVAAVTAYLDVREQDGYLPQTVPVHLVAPPQPPHELRDALDALPCDSVSGLPVVQSVIYIGIPDAATFVGPEELQRTAAVIAHNHGPSGPNYEYLKLLHSALHSIAETFGARLCELEDHYLDELLEAVDRLRAQACAAVGA from the coding sequence ATGAATCCCGTACACGGTGGCGCATGGGTCGTCGGCTATGGCTCCCTGATCTACAAGCCTCCTCCGCACTACTCGCAGCGCGTGATCGGTGTAGTACACGGTTTCCGGCGCCGCTTCTGGCAGAGCAGCTCCGATCACCGCGGTACCCCAGAACTGCCCGGGCGCGTCGCAACACTAGTGCCTGCTGCTGATGCCCGCCTTCTAGTCGTTGCCTATTTTATTCCTGCCGCGCATGTTGCCGCTGTCACGGCGTATCTCGATGTGCGCGAGCAGGACGGCTATCTTCCGCAGACCGTTCCTGTGCATCTGGTGGCACCACCGCAACCGCCGCACGAGCTGCGTGATGCGCTGGACGCCCTGCCCTGTGATTCGGTTTCTGGACTACCCGTCGTACAATCCGTCATATACATCGGCATCCCCGATGCCGCCACCTTTGTTGGTCCAGAAGAACTGCAGCGCACTGCTGCCGTCATCGCGCACAATCACGGGCCCAGTGGGCCCAACTACGAGTATCTGAAGCTGCTCCACAGCGCGCTGCACTCAATAGCCGAAACGTTTGGCGCCCGCTTGTGCGAGCTGGAGGACCATTATctggacgagctgctcgAAGCGGTCGACCGTCTACGGGCCCAGGCCTGTGCCGCGGTAGGTGCCTGA